The proteins below are encoded in one region of Pseudonocardia sp. DSM 110487:
- a CDS encoding GntR family transcriptional regulator translates to MSGATKSNLAYDRARRDIVTGVIPANEPIDEAALGARYGLGRTPIREALKQLRNDQLIVWPDRRSPYVPEIGVAHVKSLYEARTILETQIAVLAAQRITDTAADRLDELVAEEADLVERGKGYEAAEVDLLFHQGVAEATGNPFLVDASTRINTSALRIWYRMIVTVEMIAQEHADIVEALRRHDVDASVAAVDRHIRNAYDRYIRMTSRLPGASPHERAAG, encoded by the coding sequence GTGAGCGGAGCAACCAAGTCCAACCTCGCGTACGACCGCGCCCGGCGCGACATCGTGACCGGCGTGATCCCCGCCAACGAGCCGATCGACGAGGCCGCCCTCGGCGCCCGCTACGGCCTGGGCAGGACCCCGATCCGGGAGGCGCTCAAGCAGCTCCGCAACGACCAGCTCATCGTCTGGCCGGACCGCCGCTCCCCCTACGTCCCCGAGATCGGCGTCGCGCACGTCAAGTCGCTGTACGAAGCCAGGACGATCCTCGAGACGCAGATCGCCGTCCTCGCAGCACAACGCATCACCGACACCGCCGCCGACCGGCTCGACGAGCTCGTCGCCGAGGAGGCCGACCTCGTCGAACGGGGCAAGGGCTACGAGGCCGCCGAGGTAGACCTGCTGTTCCACCAGGGGGTCGCCGAGGCCACCGGCAACCCGTTCCTGGTCGACGCCTCCACCCGGATCAACACCTCGGCCCTGCGGATCTGGTACCGGATGATCGTCACCGTGGAGATGATCGCGCAGGAGCACGCCGACATCGTCGAGGCGCTGCGCCGGCACGACGTCGACGCCTCGGTCGCAGCGGTCGACCGCCACATCCGCAACGCCTACGACCGCTACATCCGGATGACCTCACGCTTGCCCGGTGCGTCACCCCACGAACGAGCCGCCGGCTGA
- a CDS encoding NmrA family NAD(P)-binding protein translates to MPERNPILITGAAGHIGSVSRDMVGMLLEQGHPVRAFVRRDDERAHSLRQAGAEVFVGDLLNIADVTAALKGCRRIYFSMSLSPYYTDAVSLMAAAARAQGGIEVLVNISEYEQSFMTFEKMTAPEEERRAWLGGLVTEWSPQQRAHWVAERVLEWSGVPTVNIRAAMFVENPLMTWLALEPLTRGELRLPFGQHRLAPIAGYDVAEVSAKILADPAPHVSRSYELTGPEHKDMHGFAEDFAAVLGRRVTYVPEEVETWNETYVDSALAEFPHTAEHLKTLTRLMGGGGYRGVTDQLETLLGRPPKTVRWALENHPRIQKLAVA, encoded by the coding sequence ATGCCGGAGCGCAATCCCATCCTGATCACCGGCGCCGCCGGCCATATCGGCTCGGTGAGCCGAGACATGGTCGGGATGCTGCTCGAACAGGGCCACCCGGTGCGCGCGTTCGTGCGACGCGACGACGAACGCGCGCACTCGCTCCGCCAGGCCGGGGCCGAGGTCTTCGTCGGTGACCTGCTCAACATCGCCGACGTGACCGCAGCCCTGAAGGGGTGCCGGCGCATCTACTTCAGCATGAGCCTCTCGCCGTACTACACCGACGCCGTCAGCCTGATGGCCGCGGCAGCGCGGGCCCAGGGCGGCATCGAGGTCCTCGTCAACATCTCCGAGTACGAGCAGTCGTTCATGACGTTCGAGAAGATGACCGCACCGGAGGAAGAACGGCGTGCGTGGCTCGGCGGACTGGTCACGGAGTGGTCGCCGCAGCAGCGGGCCCATTGGGTCGCCGAGCGGGTGCTGGAGTGGTCCGGCGTCCCGACCGTCAACATCCGGGCGGCGATGTTCGTCGAGAACCCCCTGATGACCTGGCTGGCGCTGGAGCCGCTGACCCGGGGTGAACTGCGTCTGCCCTTCGGCCAGCACCGGCTCGCGCCCATCGCGGGTTACGACGTGGCGGAGGTGAGCGCGAAGATCCTGGCCGACCCGGCGCCGCACGTCTCGAGGTCCTACGAGCTCACCGGTCCGGAGCACAAGGACATGCACGGGTTCGCGGAGGACTTCGCCGCCGTGCTGGGACGCCGGGTCACCTACGTTCCCGAAGAGGTCGAGACCTGGAACGAGACCTACGTGGACAGCGCCCTGGCCGAGTTCCCGCACACCGCGGAGCACCTGAAGACCCTGACCCGGCTGATGGGCGGCGGGGGGTACCGCGGCGTCACGGACCAGCTGGAAACCCTGCTCGGGCGCCCACCGAAGACCGTGCGGTGGGCGCTGGAGAACCACCCGCGCATCCAGAAGCTGGCGGTTGCCTGA
- a CDS encoding ABC transporter permease subunit, whose product MSTRFADTLRSEWIKFCSLRSTWLTLGGLVAVGLGLTLLSMDPGAQSYVTGTAQERQDWDPTYRSLMMYFIAQLIIGVLGVLVVTSEYATGLMRTSLSATPRRHRLLGAKVAVVAAVALVAGQALMFAVFLIGQAGFAAAGVPHATLGDPRALSAVVGGGLYLAVIALLAVALGTIIRATAGALATLVGIVLLIPAVDGIFPSWLDGLLDLWPTLGGAALLATVPNPDYPQPWLNLAGMGAGVVALLAVAFVVFERRDV is encoded by the coding sequence ATGAGCACCCGCTTCGCCGACACCCTTCGCAGCGAATGGATCAAGTTCTGCAGCCTGCGCTCGACGTGGCTCACCCTCGGCGGCCTCGTCGCGGTCGGGCTCGGCCTCACGCTCCTGTCGATGGACCCCGGCGCACAGTCGTACGTGACCGGTACGGCCCAGGAACGGCAGGACTGGGACCCGACGTACCGCAGCCTGATGATGTACTTCATCGCCCAGCTGATCATCGGGGTGCTGGGGGTCCTCGTCGTCACGTCCGAGTACGCGACCGGCCTGATGCGGACGTCGCTGAGCGCCACACCGCGCAGGCACCGGCTGCTGGGGGCGAAGGTGGCGGTGGTCGCGGCCGTCGCGCTGGTGGCCGGGCAGGCGCTGATGTTCGCGGTCTTCCTCATCGGGCAGGCCGGCTTCGCCGCGGCCGGCGTGCCGCACGCGACCCTCGGCGATCCACGTGCGCTCTCCGCGGTGGTGGGCGGTGGCCTCTACCTCGCGGTGATCGCGCTGCTCGCGGTGGCCCTCGGGACGATCATCCGCGCCACGGCAGGTGCCCTGGCCACCCTGGTGGGGATCGTGCTGCTGATACCCGCCGTGGACGGCATCTTCCCGTCGTGGCTGGACGGCTTGCTCGACCTCTGGCCGACGCTGGGCGGAGCCGCCCTACTGGCGACCGTGCCCAACCCCGACTACCCCCAGCCATGGCTGAACCTCGCCGGCATGGGAGCCGGCGTCGTCGCCCTGCTCGCGGTCGCGTTCGTGGTGTTCGAGCGCCGCGACGTGTGA
- a CDS encoding ATP-binding cassette domain-containing protein: MTSIDVRGLTKRYGSRTVVDDLSFTVPAGQVTGFLGPNGAGKSTTMRMIMGLAASSGGSVTIGGRRYRDLPVPLTEVGALLDAGAVHGGRTAYDHLLALAASNGLPRRRVGEVLARTGLDGVARRRAGVFSLGMRQRLGIAATLLGDPRVLIFDEPVNGLDPEGIRWIREFMRSLAREGRAVLVSSHLMSEMAQTADHLVVIGQGRLIADTGMSEFMRANGEGTVLVRTDEAPAFAVRLSAAGATVRKGSESSLVVSGMTGAEIGKLAAYHRVALSELAPQRASLEDAFMELTRDSVEYQGATA; encoded by the coding sequence ATGACGAGCATCGACGTACGAGGGCTGACGAAGCGGTACGGGTCCCGAACCGTGGTGGACGACCTGTCGTTCACCGTCCCCGCCGGGCAGGTGACCGGATTCCTCGGTCCCAACGGGGCCGGCAAGTCCACCACGATGCGGATGATCATGGGCCTAGCCGCCTCGAGCGGTGGTTCGGTCACCATCGGCGGCCGGCGCTATCGGGACCTGCCCGTGCCGCTGACCGAGGTGGGCGCGCTGCTGGACGCCGGTGCGGTGCACGGTGGCCGGACGGCGTACGACCATCTGCTCGCGCTGGCCGCGAGCAACGGCCTTCCCCGCCGCCGGGTCGGCGAGGTGCTGGCCCGTACCGGCCTGGACGGCGTGGCCCGCCGACGTGCCGGAGTCTTCTCGCTCGGCATGCGGCAGCGGCTCGGGATCGCGGCGACGCTGCTCGGGGATCCCCGGGTACTGATCTTCGACGAGCCGGTGAACGGGCTCGATCCGGAGGGCATCCGTTGGATCCGGGAGTTCATGCGGTCGCTCGCCCGCGAGGGCCGGGCGGTGCTGGTCTCGAGCCATCTCATGAGCGAGATGGCGCAGACCGCCGACCACCTGGTGGTCATAGGCCAGGGCCGGCTGATCGCCGACACGGGCATGAGCGAGTTCATGCGGGCCAACGGGGAGGGCACGGTGCTCGTGCGCACCGACGAGGCCCCTGCGTTCGCGGTCCGGCTGTCGGCCGCTGGCGCGACCGTCCGGAAGGGGTCGGAATCGTCCCTGGTCGTCTCCGGCATGACCGGCGCGGAGATCGGCAAGCTCGCGGCCTACCACCGTGTCGCGCTCAGCGAGCTCGCGCCGCAGCGCGCTTCGCTTGAGGACGCCTTCATGGAGCTGACCAGGGACAGCGTCGAGTACCAGGGAGCCACGGCATGA
- a CDS encoding response regulator transcription factor, with protein MRDDSPTGGARLLVVEDEATVRELLSATLRFAGFEVTSAATAGEAVAAATRDPPDLVLLDVMLPDMDGFEVVRRLRDLRVTGRGGPVPVLFLTARDRQADKVTGLSLGADDYVTKPFDLEELIARIRAILRRTAGHHTGVLTVGTLALDPDGHQVTRDGRPLRVTATEFRLLRYLMENAGHVVSKAQILDRVWHYDFAGDAGIVDTYISYLRRKVDVEEPKLIHTVHGVGYVMREPRR; from the coding sequence GTGAGAGATGACAGCCCGACCGGCGGCGCGCGGCTGCTCGTGGTGGAGGACGAGGCGACCGTGCGGGAGCTGCTGTCGGCCACGCTGCGGTTCGCCGGTTTCGAGGTGACGTCCGCGGCGACCGCGGGCGAGGCGGTCGCCGCGGCCACCCGGGACCCACCCGACCTCGTACTGCTCGACGTGATGCTGCCGGACATGGACGGCTTCGAGGTGGTCCGGCGGCTGCGCGACCTGCGGGTGACCGGCCGCGGCGGGCCGGTGCCGGTCCTGTTCCTCACCGCCCGGGACCGGCAGGCCGACAAGGTGACCGGGCTGTCCCTCGGTGCCGACGACTACGTCACCAAGCCGTTCGACCTGGAGGAGCTGATCGCCCGGATCCGCGCGATCCTGCGGCGGACGGCGGGCCACCACACCGGCGTGCTGACCGTGGGCACGCTCGCGCTCGACCCGGACGGGCACCAGGTGACCCGGGACGGCCGGCCGCTGCGGGTGACCGCCACCGAGTTCCGGCTGCTGCGCTACCTGATGGAGAACGCCGGTCACGTCGTGTCCAAGGCGCAGATCCTGGACCGGGTGTGGCACTACGACTTCGCCGGTGACGCCGGCATCGTGGACACCTACATCTCCTACCTGCGGCGCAAGGTCGACGTCGAGGAGCCCAAGCTCATCCACACCGTGCACGGCGTGGGCTACGTGATGCGCGAGCCAAGGCGATGA
- a CDS encoding MFS transporter: MDDNVVGSAGTSGSGIERTPRKAAVSSWIGSALEYYDFFIYGTAAALVFPKIFFPAGNPTAATIASLATFGVAYVARPVGSFILGHLGDTIGRKRVLVLTLFGMGAATFLIGVLPTYEQIGFAAPILLLVLRLCQGLAVSGEQSSASSTALEHAPENRRAFFTSFTLGGTQGGNILASAAFLPVAALPEDALLSWGWRIPFLLSAVVLLVGWWIRRSLGESPAFTEEQERDVVPRAPLKVLFRHYTPDVLKVLFAALASVNSTIFGQFALAYGANAMGMSRSVFLWLSIVVNAIALAAIPAAGLLADRFGRKPVYAIGMLGTAVLIWPFLWAISQRDIGLVFLFGILMVSVAYSGYAGSAFALWNEQFDTKVRMSGVAVGTQFGFALGGFAPTIAAALAGPDLASWGPVAAFTSATAVVAVIAVLTMREAHRTPLGDLGRPAAIAAPARA; encoded by the coding sequence GTGGACGACAACGTGGTCGGATCGGCAGGGACGAGCGGGTCCGGGATCGAGAGGACACCGCGGAAGGCGGCGGTCTCGTCGTGGATCGGCAGCGCGCTGGAGTACTACGACTTCTTCATCTACGGGACCGCGGCCGCGCTGGTGTTCCCGAAGATCTTCTTCCCGGCCGGCAACCCGACCGCGGCAACCATCGCCTCGTTGGCCACCTTCGGGGTGGCGTATGTGGCCCGGCCGGTCGGCTCGTTCATCCTCGGGCACCTCGGCGACACCATCGGACGCAAGCGCGTCCTCGTCCTGACCCTGTTCGGCATGGGCGCGGCCACCTTCCTCATCGGTGTGCTGCCGACCTACGAGCAGATCGGGTTCGCCGCGCCGATCCTGCTGCTGGTCCTGCGGCTGTGCCAGGGGCTCGCGGTCTCCGGCGAGCAGTCCAGCGCGAGCTCCACCGCACTGGAGCACGCCCCGGAGAACCGGCGGGCCTTCTTCACCAGCTTCACCCTTGGCGGGACCCAGGGCGGCAACATCCTGGCCAGCGCCGCGTTCCTGCCGGTGGCCGCGCTGCCCGAGGACGCCCTGTTGTCGTGGGGGTGGCGGATCCCGTTCCTGCTCAGCGCCGTGGTGTTGCTGGTCGGCTGGTGGATCCGCCGAAGCCTGGGGGAGAGCCCGGCGTTCACCGAGGAGCAGGAGCGCGACGTCGTGCCGCGGGCCCCGCTGAAGGTGCTGTTCCGGCACTACACCCCGGACGTGCTGAAGGTCCTGTTCGCCGCGCTCGCCTCGGTCAACAGCACGATCTTCGGGCAGTTCGCGCTGGCCTACGGGGCGAACGCGATGGGGATGTCGCGCAGCGTCTTCCTGTGGCTGTCGATCGTGGTCAACGCCATCGCGCTGGCCGCGATCCCGGCCGCGGGACTGCTGGCCGACCGGTTCGGCCGCAAGCCGGTCTACGCGATCGGGATGCTCGGCACCGCCGTACTGATCTGGCCGTTCCTGTGGGCGATCAGCCAGCGTGACATCGGGCTGGTCTTCCTGTTCGGCATCCTGATGGTGTCGGTGGCCTACAGCGGCTACGCGGGGTCGGCCTTCGCGTTGTGGAACGAGCAGTTCGACACCAAGGTGCGTATGTCCGGGGTCGCGGTCGGCACCCAGTTCGGGTTCGCACTGGGCGGTTTCGCCCCGACCATCGCCGCCGCGCTGGCCGGGCCGGACCTCGCCAGCTGGGGTCCGGTCGCCGCGTTCACCAGTGCCACCGCCGTCGTCGCGGTGATCGCCGTCCTCACGATGCGCGAGGCCCACCGGACCCCGCTGGGCGACCTCGGCCGACCGGCCGCCATCGCGGCTCCGGCCCGGGCCTGA
- a CDS encoding PDR/VanB family oxidoreductase yields the protein MLERKETVADGVVQLTLRDPEGRTLPEWQPGAHVDLMLRADLVRQYSLCGDPGDRSRLQVAVLREPESRGGSSYVHDVLSEGDSVRIRGPRNNFPLVQAKRYLFIAGGIGITPILPMVAAVDARGADWRLVYGGRTRASMAFRETLQRVYGERVSVAPQDEYGLLDLPSLLGRPQRRTAVYTCGPEPLLAAVESGCEKWPSGALHVERFAAKKGAADGPRTTFEVELAQSGKTLLVGEDMSVLEAVEDAGVSMMSSCGEGICGTCETTVLSGEIDHRDSVLTDRQRAAGNTMMTCVSRAGGDRLVLDL from the coding sequence GTGTTGGAACGCAAGGAAACGGTGGCCGACGGTGTTGTGCAACTGACGTTGCGCGACCCGGAAGGCCGGACACTGCCGGAATGGCAGCCGGGAGCGCACGTCGATCTGATGCTGCGCGCGGACCTGGTCAGGCAGTACTCGCTGTGCGGAGACCCGGGCGATCGGTCCCGTCTTCAGGTCGCGGTGCTGCGGGAACCGGAAAGCCGGGGCGGGTCGAGCTACGTGCACGACGTGCTCTCCGAAGGTGACTCGGTGCGCATTCGCGGGCCCCGCAACAACTTCCCGCTCGTGCAGGCCAAGCGCTACCTGTTCATCGCGGGCGGGATCGGGATCACCCCGATCCTGCCCATGGTGGCGGCCGTCGACGCGCGCGGCGCCGACTGGCGCCTCGTCTACGGGGGGCGCACCCGAGCGTCGATGGCGTTCCGCGAGACTCTGCAGCGGGTCTACGGAGAGCGGGTGAGCGTGGCGCCGCAGGACGAGTACGGGCTGCTGGACCTGCCGTCGCTGCTCGGCCGACCGCAACGGCGGACGGCCGTCTACACCTGCGGCCCCGAACCGCTGCTCGCGGCGGTCGAGTCCGGCTGCGAGAAGTGGCCGAGCGGAGCCCTGCACGTGGAGCGCTTCGCCGCGAAGAAGGGTGCCGCTGACGGGCCGCGCACGACCTTCGAGGTCGAGCTCGCCCAGTCCGGCAAGACGCTGCTGGTCGGTGAGGACATGTCCGTGCTCGAGGCCGTCGAGGATGCCGGGGTGTCGATGATGTCGTCGTGCGGGGAGGGAATCTGCGGAACCTGCGAGACGACGGTGTTGTCCGGGGAGATCGACCACCGCGACTCGGTCCTGACCGACCGCCAGCGCGCCGCAGGCAACACGATGATGACCTGCGTCTCCCGAGCGGGCGGCGACCGCCTGGTCCTCGACCTCTGA
- a CDS encoding type II 3-dehydroquinate dehydratase codes for MKIAVLQGPNLNRLGRRNPAKYGRVTLAEITADLDKTAAELEVDLDHLQSNSEAALIDFVHDNQDDWAGIVINPAGLSAAAYSLLDAVRDTELPYAVVHISQWHAIDAKERTDIFAGTAAVYVAGAGWRGYSMALDAIVHKIRGD; via the coding sequence ATGAAGATCGCTGTTCTGCAGGGGCCGAACCTGAACCGGCTGGGCCGGCGGAACCCCGCGAAGTACGGGCGGGTGACGCTGGCCGAGATCACCGCCGACCTGGACAAGACCGCCGCCGAGCTCGAGGTCGACCTCGATCACCTGCAGTCCAACAGCGAGGCAGCGCTCATCGACTTCGTGCACGACAACCAGGACGACTGGGCCGGGATCGTGATCAATCCGGCGGGCCTCAGCGCCGCGGCCTACTCGTTGCTCGACGCGGTGCGGGACACGGAACTGCCCTACGCCGTGGTCCACATCTCGCAGTGGCACGCCATCGACGCCAAGGAGCGCACCGACATCTTCGCCGGCACCGCGGCGGTGTACGTGGCCGGCGCCGGATGGCGCGGCTACTCGATGGCACTGGACGCGATCGTCCACAAGATCCGCGGCGACTGA
- a CDS encoding HAMP domain-containing sensor histidine kinase has product MRRLLSLRLRLLLLTAALLLVGLSVVSAVATDQLERYQLNRLDTQLRSFTTLLAQAPAIGPDDPGNTASLAVLDPGLDLIGTPYLVYLDAGGAVARGVHSSRVDEAALPTGDVLRGVPTDGTAVDIDGADGSSRWRAVARAGAGQDWTMVAAAPLAEADATVDRLRTTNVISGAALLVLLTAAGWYALGQGLRPLRRIEHTAAAIASGDLSRRVPVVAAPGTEIGHLATSLNVMLGQLERAFAAQAVSEARMRTFVSDASHELRTPLFVIKGSAQLYRMGALAERADVDEAMHRIDREATRLTALTENLLLLAQLDDASEGHLDRAPMDLRTLATDARDDLRALDPSRTVGLTGPGGNGPPGPAPVHADEDRLRQIIANLVGNAAAHTPPGTPVRIGVGTADGRAVLEVADEGPGMAADQAGRVFDRFYRTDRSRARSGGANAGLGLAIARSLARAHDGDVVLETALGKGACFRLTLPLLPQS; this is encoded by the coding sequence ATGAGACGGCTGCTCTCCCTGCGGCTGCGGCTCCTCCTGCTCACCGCGGCGCTGCTGCTGGTCGGGCTGAGCGTCGTCAGCGCCGTCGCGACCGATCAGCTGGAGCGCTACCAGCTGAACCGGCTCGACACCCAGCTGCGTTCCTTCACCACCCTGCTGGCGCAGGCACCGGCGATCGGGCCCGACGACCCGGGGAACACCGCGTCGCTCGCGGTGCTCGATCCGGGCCTCGACCTCATCGGCACCCCGTACCTGGTGTACCTGGACGCCGGTGGCGCGGTGGCGCGCGGCGTCCACTCGTCCCGCGTGGACGAGGCCGCCCTGCCCACCGGCGACGTGCTGCGCGGGGTCCCCACCGACGGCACGGCCGTCGACATCGACGGCGCCGACGGCTCGTCCCGGTGGCGCGCTGTCGCCAGGGCCGGGGCCGGGCAGGACTGGACGATGGTCGCGGCCGCTCCGCTGGCCGAGGCCGACGCCACGGTGGACCGGCTGCGGACCACCAACGTGATCAGCGGCGCCGCGCTGCTCGTGCTGCTGACGGCGGCCGGCTGGTACGCCCTTGGCCAGGGCCTGCGGCCGTTGCGTCGCATCGAGCACACGGCGGCCGCCATCGCCTCCGGTGACCTGAGCAGGCGCGTCCCCGTGGTCGCGGCGCCCGGGACGGAGATCGGGCACCTCGCGACCTCGCTGAACGTCATGCTCGGCCAGCTGGAGCGGGCCTTCGCCGCGCAGGCCGTCTCCGAGGCGCGGATGCGGACCTTCGTCTCGGACGCCAGCCACGAGCTGCGCACACCGCTGTTCGTGATCAAGGGATCGGCCCAGCTGTACCGGATGGGCGCGCTCGCCGAACGCGCCGATGTCGACGAGGCGATGCACCGCATCGACCGCGAAGCCACCCGGCTCACCGCCCTCACCGAGAACCTGCTCCTGCTCGCCCAGCTCGACGACGCATCGGAAGGGCACCTCGACCGGGCCCCGATGGACCTACGGACGCTGGCCACCGACGCACGCGACGACCTGCGGGCGCTGGACCCCTCCCGGACCGTCGGCCTGACCGGCCCCGGCGGCAACGGCCCGCCGGGCCCCGCCCCGGTGCACGCCGACGAGGACCGGCTGCGTCAGATCATCGCCAACCTGGTGGGCAACGCCGCCGCCCACACGCCGCCGGGCACGCCGGTACGCATCGGTGTCGGAACCGCGGACGGCCGCGCCGTGCTCGAGGTGGCCGACGAGGGCCCTGGCATGGCGGCCGACCAGGCCGGCCGCGTCTTCGACCGCTTCTACCGCACCGACCGCTCCCGCGCCCGTTCCGGCGGCGCCAACGCCGGGCTGGGGCTGGCCATCGCTCGGTCGCTGGCGCGTGCCCACGACGGCGACGTCGTACTGGAGACGGCGCTGGGGAAGGGTGCCTGCTTCCGGCTCACCTTGCCGCTGCTGCCCCAGAGCTGA